A window of Leclercia adecarboxylata contains these coding sequences:
- a CDS encoding LacI family DNA-binding transcriptional regulator codes for MKRKTFTAVTSQQVAQLAGVSQSAVSRTFTPGASISPATREKVLKAARELGYRPNAIARSLNTARSRIIGVVISYFDNQFYPQVLEALAQKLDTLNYHLLLFVGDRDGNVDRIFDQIMQYRVDGIVLASVTLSLDLSQECLAAGIPVVLFNRSEESGMASSVNSNNEAASRQIAEFLLAAGHKRFAYVGGVADSSVNIARQRGYQQALLEQGIDDIRVVNGNYDARETARAAYALFSTSPVPDAIFVANDHMAVIVMDVARYEFGLRIPEDVSVVGYDDIGPSGWASYALTSASQPVEEMVSATVELLMKQIDSGTIEPEQITVPGKLVVRHSARRPHAGASDAEGYDMFQTQEDK; via the coding sequence ATGAAACGTAAGACTTTTACAGCGGTGACCTCTCAGCAGGTGGCGCAGCTGGCGGGAGTATCACAATCGGCGGTGTCCCGCACCTTCACGCCGGGGGCCAGCATCTCACCGGCAACGCGTGAGAAGGTGCTGAAGGCTGCGCGTGAGCTGGGCTACCGGCCAAACGCCATCGCCCGCTCGCTCAACACGGCCCGCTCGCGGATCATCGGCGTGGTGATCTCCTATTTTGATAACCAGTTTTACCCGCAGGTGCTTGAGGCGCTGGCGCAAAAACTGGACACCCTCAACTATCACCTGCTGCTGTTCGTGGGCGATCGTGACGGGAACGTGGATCGCATTTTCGACCAGATCATGCAGTACCGGGTGGACGGCATCGTGCTGGCTTCGGTCACGCTGTCGCTGGATCTCTCCCAGGAGTGCCTGGCCGCCGGGATCCCGGTGGTGCTGTTTAACCGCAGCGAAGAGAGCGGCATGGCCTCGAGCGTCAACAGCAATAACGAAGCGGCGTCACGGCAGATTGCCGAGTTTTTACTGGCGGCAGGGCATAAGCGCTTTGCCTACGTGGGCGGGGTAGCGGACTCGTCCGTCAACATTGCCCGCCAGCGCGGGTACCAGCAGGCTCTGCTGGAACAGGGAATTGACGATATCCGGGTGGTTAATGGCAACTACGATGCCCGGGAAACCGCCCGCGCGGCCTACGCGCTCTTCTCCACATCCCCTGTGCCGGACGCCATTTTTGTCGCCAACGACCATATGGCGGTGATCGTCATGGACGTGGCGCGCTACGAGTTTGGCCTGCGCATCCCGGAAGATGTCTCTGTGGTGGGATACGACGATATCGGCCCGTCCGGCTGGGCGTCGTACGCCTTAACCTCCGCGTCGCAGCCGGTTGAAGAGATGGTCAGCGCCACGGTGGAGTTACTGATGAAGCAGATCGACAGCGGCACTATCGAACCTGAACAAATTACCGTGCCGGGCAAGCTGGTGGTACGCCACTCTGCGCGCCGACCGCATGCAGGCGCCAGCGACGCAGAGGGTTATGACATGTTCCAGACGCAGGAGGACAAATGA
- a CDS encoding nuclear transport factor 2 family protein, whose amino-acid sequence MSRLPGFSPQFDSIQQFILTLTHVVWEQKDIGQLADFYASPVVFITPEKQLTDLQQFMRLTLEAMHSFPQRTVLTEDILATENPGNEYYAAQRTIACIRHMGEGFFGAPSGKTLWVRTWADRICADGAVRQEWLLQDRAAIVAQLGLNVQEFARNLAGMQEQLGIAPATAETLDARWAGGPEGDDVEGPVAGVVERYLTMWAGGNSGTVPGLYHPAATLYAPGHCSGTGEQEIAALLSGYRASFADSEVQLHHLIVRRDPGEPVRISLRWSLLTWHDGYGKFGVPTRKPVSITGISQLELRDGLIIREYLGIDELAIWSQIVN is encoded by the coding sequence ATGAGCAGATTGCCGGGCTTCAGCCCCCAGTTCGATTCCATTCAACAGTTTATTCTCACCCTGACTCATGTGGTCTGGGAGCAAAAGGATATCGGCCAGCTTGCCGACTTTTACGCCTCGCCGGTGGTCTTTATCACCCCGGAAAAACAGCTGACCGACCTGCAGCAGTTTATGCGCCTCACTCTGGAGGCGATGCACAGCTTCCCCCAGCGCACCGTGCTGACGGAGGACATTCTGGCCACCGAAAACCCCGGGAATGAGTACTACGCCGCCCAGCGCACTATCGCCTGCATCCGCCATATGGGCGAAGGCTTCTTTGGCGCCCCCAGCGGCAAAACGCTCTGGGTGCGCACCTGGGCCGACCGCATCTGCGCCGACGGCGCGGTGCGCCAGGAGTGGCTCCTGCAGGACAGAGCGGCGATTGTGGCCCAGCTTGGGTTAAACGTGCAGGAGTTCGCCCGCAATCTGGCGGGGATGCAGGAGCAGCTCGGCATTGCCCCCGCAACGGCTGAAACGCTCGATGCCCGCTGGGCGGGCGGCCCGGAGGGGGATGACGTTGAGGGGCCCGTCGCCGGGGTGGTGGAGCGCTACCTGACCATGTGGGCCGGGGGCAACAGCGGCACCGTGCCGGGGCTGTACCACCCGGCCGCCACGCTTTACGCTCCGGGCCACTGCAGCGGCACGGGCGAGCAGGAGATTGCCGCACTGCTGTCGGGCTACCGGGCCTCTTTTGCCGACAGCGAAGTGCAGCTGCACCACCTGATCGTGCGTCGGGATCCCGGTGAGCCGGTACGCATTTCCCTGCGCTGGTCGCTCCTGACCTGGCACGACGGCTACGGAAAATTTGGCGTGCCGACCCGTAAACCAGTGTCGATTACCGGTATCAGCCAGCTTGAACTGCGCGATGGATTAATTATTCGCGAATATCTGGGTATTGATGAATTAGCCATCTGGTCGCA